The genomic segment TTACCGCCCGAACATACCCGCTCGGCAAGAGCAAGCGATGCGGAAATACCGGTCGCATATTTGTACACATAGAACGAATTGTAAAAGTGCGGAATACGCAAACCTTCAAGATCGCTGCATTCTTCAAAGTGCATCGCGGGGCCGAAGTAAGCAGTCAGCAGCTTGCGGTACTCGCCGCGGAGATTCTCGATAGTAAGCGGAGTTCCGCCTTCCACAAGCTTATGCGTCATATATTCGTACTCGGCAAACATCGTCTGACGGTAGAGCGTAGCGAGGATATCGGTAACGCGGATACTCAAGAGGTATGCCCGCATTTTGGGGTCGCTTGTATTTTTTAGCATGGAACGGAACAGCAGCTCTTCGTTAAAGGTGGAGGCAACCTCCGCTTCAAAAATCGTGTAGTTGTAGCTGAGGAACGGATTGTTCCGCGCCGAATACCACGAATGCATCGAATGCCCGCCTTCATGGACAAGCGTAAAGACATCACGGATAACGTCCTCTTTATAATTGACCATGATATAAGGATCGCCGTCAAAGCCGCCCCACGAAAAAGCGCCTGAACGCTTGCCTTTATTTTCGTACCGGTCAACCCAGCCGTTCAAAAGGCCGTTCCTCAGCGTCGTTACGTATTCATCCCCGAGCGGCTGTAACGCTTCGGTAATCATATCAACGGCTTCGTTATACGGGGTATGCCGCCGTACCTCACCGACTAACGGAACGTACACATCGTAGTGCCGCAGCTCGTCAAGCTTGAGCGATTTTTGCATAAGCTCATAAAAACGATGCAGCGGTTCCAAATTTTTGCGGATTGTCCGGATAAGATTGTCGTATACTTCCGTCGGAACCTTATCGGGATAGAGCGCCTGTTCACGGGCGGAACCGTAGCCGCGGATACGGGCGAGCGCAATATCCTGCTGTACCTGACCGGTATATAAAGATGCGATTGTGTTTTTATACGCATCGAAAGTACCGTAAAATTGCATATACGCTTGCTTGCGGATATTCCGGTCGGGATTGATTAAGAATTGCAAATATGAAGATTGAGTAAGCTCCTTTGCTCCGTCGGGTGTTTCAATCGAACCGAAGCGGAAGTCTACATTGGTAAG from the Treponema vincentii F0403 genome contains:
- the pepF gene encoding oligoendopeptidase F — protein: MKNSTVPLRSEVAKSDQWNLSKLFTNDTDWHASLKDIAAAKDRVLTYKTDFAAPEKLTAETVLGCLQAVEAAARISEKTSHYAFLMKSVDESDPKNIERVSLAMMADTELSSETSWFIPALLDIPEQTIRSWIDPAGKTGAAFAPYKVFIEKLIRLKAHTLSEKEEKILSLLAESQDVEHRSFSTLTNVDFRFGSIETPDGAKELTQSSYLQFLINPDRNIRKQAYMQFYGTFDAYKNTIASLYTGQVQQDIALARIRGYGSAREQALYPDKVPTEVYDNLIRTIRKNLEPLHRFYELMQKSLKLDELRHYDVYVPLVGEVRRHTPYNEAVDMITEALQPLGDEYVTTLRNGLLNGWVDRYENKGKRSGAFSWGGFDGDPYIMVNYKEDVIRDVFTLVHEGGHSMHSWYSARNNPFLSYNYTIFEAEVASTFNEELLFRSMLKNTSDPKMRAYLLSIRVTDILATLYRQTMFAEYEYMTHKLVEGGTPLTIENLRGEYRKLLTAYFGPAMHFEECSDLEGLRIPHFYNSFYVYKYATGISASLALAERVCSGGKAEREDYFKFLTSGGSRYPIESLRIAGVDMASPEPVEAACKHFAHLVGELEKALAAL